Proteins encoded by one window of Epinephelus moara isolate mb chromosome 18, YSFRI_EMoa_1.0, whole genome shotgun sequence:
- the mcm5 gene encoding DNA replication licensing factor MCM5 — protein MSGFDDPGVYYSDSFGGGGGEGAGGDEGGQKRVHIKKRFREFLRQFRVGTDRTGFTYKYRDDLKRHYTLGEYWVEVEMEDLASFDEDLSDCLYKLPSENLPLLEEAAKEVADEVTRPRPAGEETVQDIQVMLKSDAHHASIRGLKSEQVSRLVKIHGIIISATAVRAKATKVCLQCRGCRNIISNIPLPPGLQGYALPRKCNTENVGRVKCPVDPYFIIPDRCVCVDFQTLRLQESPDAVPHGEMPRHLQLYCDRYLCDRVVPGNRVTIMGIYSIKKMAAAKTKGKEKSAGVGIRASYLRVVGIQMDTEGAGRGATGSVSPQEEEELRVLAATPNIYTSLASSVAPSIYGSDDLKKAITCLLFGGSRKRLPDGLTRRGDINLLMLGDPGTAKSQLLKFVERCSPIGVYTSGKGSSAAGLTASVLRDPNTRGFIMEGGAMVLADGGVVCIDEFDKMREDDRVAIHEAMEQQTISIAKAGITTTLNSRCSVLAAANSVFGRWDDTKGEDNIDFMPTILSRFDMIFIIKDQHDQQRDMTLARHVMNVHLSAQTQTEGVEGEIPLATFKKYIAYSRTKCGPRLSAAAAEKLKNRYVVMRSGAREHERETDKRPSIPITVRQLEAVVRIAESLAKMKLQAVAGEEEVDEALRLFQVSTLDAALSGSLSGVEGFTSQEDQEMISRVEKQLKRRFAIGSQVSEHSIVQDFTKQKYPEHAIYKVLHLMLRRGELQHRMQRKVLYRVK, from the exons ATGTCTGGCTTCGACGACCCGGGAGTTTATTACAGTGACAGCttcggaggaggaggaggagagggagcaggaggagatgaaggaggACAGAAGAGGGTCCACATCAAGAAGCGGTTCAGGGAGTTCCTCCGGCAGTTCAGGGTCGGGACCGACCGGACCGGCTTCACCTACAAATACAG AGATGACCTGAAGAGACACTACACCCTGGGGGAGTACTgggtggaggtggagatggAGGACCTCGCCAGTTTTGATGAGGATCTGTCAGACTGTCTCTACAAGCTGCCGTCTGAGAACCTGCCGCTG CTTGAGGAGGCTGCAAAGGAGGTGGCCGACGAGGTGACCCGTCCCCGTCCTGCAGGGGAGGAGACGGTCCAGGACATCCAGGTCATGCTGAAGAGTGACGCACATCACGCTTCCATCCGTGGCCTCAAG tccGAGCAGGTGTCTCGTCTGGTGAAGATCCACGGCATCATCATCTCAGCCACAGCAGTGAGGGCGAAGGCTACCAAAGTGTGTCTGCAGTGTCGCGGCTGCCGCAACATCATCAGCAACATCCCTCTGCCCCCGGGCCTGCAGGGTTACGCTCTGCCACGCAAGTGCAACAC TGAGAATGTTGGAAGAGTGAAGTGTCCTGTCGACCCCTACTTCATCATCCCAGACCGCTGTGTTTGCGTCGACTTCCAGACTCTGCGCCTGCAGGAGTCTCCAGACGCGGTGCCTCACGGAGAGATGCCCCGTCACCTGCAGCTCTACTGTGACCG gTATCTGTGTGACCGTGTGGTCCCAGGCAACAGAGTGACCATCATGGGTATCTACTCCATCAAGAAGATGGCTGCTGCGAAGACCAAAGGCAAAGAGAAAAGCGCTGGTGTGGGGATCCGTGCGTCCTACCTGCGGGTGGTCGGCATCCAGATGGACACAGAGGGTGCAG GTCGTGGTGCGACTGGATCTGTCTCTccacaggaagaggaggagctgagaGTACTCGCTGCCACTCCTAACATCTACACCTCTCTGGCCAGCTCCGTCGCTCCCTCCATCTACGGCAGTGATGATCTGAAGAAGGCCATCACCTGTCTGCTGTTCGGAGGGTCGAGGAAGAG GCTGCCTGACGGTCTGACTCGAAGGGGCGACATCAACCTGTTGATGCTGGGAGATCCGGGTACAGCCAAGTCTCAGCTGCTCAAGTTTGTGGAGAGATGTTCACCTATTGGG GTTTATACCTCAGGTAAAGGCAGCAGTGCAGCCGGTCTGACCGCCTCTGTGCTGAGGGACCCCAACACTCGTGGGTTCATCATGGAGGGCGGAGCCATGGTGCTGGCCGACGGAGGAGTCGTGTGCATCGATGAGTTTGACAAG ATGAGAGAAGACGACAGAGTGGCCATCCATGAAGCCATGGAGCAGCAGACCATCTCCATCGCCAAG GCCGGCATCACCACCACCCTCAACTCCCGCTGCTCCGTGCTCGCTGCTGCTAACTCCGTGTTCGGTCGCTGGGACGACACAAAGGGGGAGGACAACATCGACTTCATGCCCACCATCCTGTCCCGTTTCGACATGATCTTCATCATCAAGGATCAGCACGACCAGCAGAGAGACATG ACACTGGCTCGTCACGTGATGAACGTCCACCTGAGCGCTCAGACACAGACCGAAGGCGTCGAGGGCGAGATCCCGCTCGCCACCTTCAAGAAATACATCGCCTACTCCAGAAC GAAATGCGGACCTCGGCTCTCTGCTGCGGCTGCGGAGAAGCTGAAGAACAGATACGTGGTGATGAGGAGCGGCGCCCGAGAGCACGAGAGAGAGACTGACAAGAGACCCTCCATCCCCATCACTGTCAG GCAGCTGGAGGCGGTGGTGCGTATCGCAGAGTCTCTGGCCAAGATGAAGCTGCAGGCCGTGGCCGGAGAGGAAGAGGTCGACGAGGCTCTCAGACTCTTCCAGGTGTCCACACTGGACGCTGCGCTGTCCGGCAGCCTCTCag GAGTGGAGGGCTTCACGTCTCAGGAGGACCAGGAGATGATCTCACGCGTTGAGAAGCAGCTGAAGAGACGTTTTGCCATCGGCTCCCAGGTGTCTGAGCACAGCATCGTCCAGGACTTCACCAAACAG AAATACCCAGAGCACGCCATCTACAAAGTCCTGCACCTGATGCTGAGGAGGGGCGAGCTGCAGCACCGCATGCAGAGGAAGGTTCTCTACAGAGTCAAGTAG
- the gcat gene encoding 2-amino-3-ketobutyrate coenzyme A ligase, mitochondrial codes for MSLGKVARSLVRPARGVLRPSAAALNRSYAAVAEARAVLESELDGIRAAGTWKAERIITSKQGPQINVDGNHSSILNFCANNYLGLSSHPEVVQAGIDALKTYGAGLSSVRFICGTQDLHKNLEQKLAEFHEREDCILYASCFDANAGLFEVLLGPDDAVLSDELNHASIIDGIRLCRAKRLRYKHMDLSDLETKLKEAQSSRMRLVVTDGVFSMDGDVAPLPGICDLAEQYGAMVFIDECHATGFLGPRGRGTDELLGVMDRVHIINSTLGKALGGAAGGYTVGPKPLIDLLRQRSRPYLFSNSLPPPVVGCATRAVELLLASNEISQSMTAKTMRFRNKMTQAGFTIAGSAHPICPVMLGDARLASVMADDMLKLGIYVIGFSYPVVPKGKARIRVQISAAHTDEDIDRCVDAFIQTGRKHGVVS; via the exons ATGTCTCTCGGAAAAGTTGCCCGCAGTTTGGTGAGACCGGCCCGGGGCGTCCTGCGGCCCTCCGCCGCGGCTCTGAACCGGAGCTACGCGGCCGTGGCTGAAGCCAGAGCGGTGCTGGAGAGCGAGCTCGACGGTATCCGAGCGGCGGGGACGTGGAAGGCGGAGAGGATCATCACGTCAAAGCAGGGACCGCAGATCAACGTGGACGGCAATCACAGCA GCATATTGAATTTCTGTGCCAACAACTACCTCGGACTGTCGAGCCACCCAGAGGTGGTGCAGGCGGGGATCGATGCTCTGAAGACATATGGTGCTGGATTGAGCTCTGTCAGATTCATCTGTGGCACACAG GATCTGCACAAAAACCTGGAGCAGAAGCTGGCAGAGTTTCATGAGAGGGAGGACTGCATCCTCTATGCTAGCTGCTTTGATGCTAACGCTGGACTGTTTGAG GTTCTGTTGGGCCCAGATGACGCCGTGCTGTCTGACGAGCTAAACCACGCCTCCATCATCGATGGGATCCGTCTGTGTCGAGCGAAGAGGCTGCGCTACAAACACATGGACCTCAGTGATCTGGAGACCAAGCTCAAAGAGGCTCag TCGTCTCGGATGCGCCTGGTAGTGACAGATGGCGTCTTCTCTATGGATGGAGACGTGGCTCCGTTACCAGGAATCTGCGACCTGGCTGAGCAGTACGGAGCCATGGTGTTTATAGATGAATGCCACGCCACCGGCTTCCTGGGGCCCCGAGGCAG AGGAACAGACGAGCTGCTGGGAGTGATGGACAGAGTTCACATTATAAACTCCACCCTGGGGAAAGCACTGGGAGGAGCTGCTG GTGGATACACAGTCGGTCCGAAGCCGCTCATTGACCTGCTGAGGCAGCGCTCGCGGCCGTACCTGTTCTCCaactccctcccccctcctgtGGTGGGCTGTGCCACCCGGGCCGTGGAGCTGCTGCTCGCCTCCAACGAGATCTCTCAGAGCATGACGGCCAAAACCATGAG GTTCAGGAACAAGATGACGCAGGCTGGCTTCACCATCGCAGGCTCGGCTCACCCCATCTGTCCTGTGATGCTGGGAGACGCACGGCTGGCCTCTGTGATGGCCGATGATATGCTGAAGCTTG GAATCTATGTAATCGGATTCTCCTACCCAGTCGTACCAAAGGGCAAAGCCAGGATCCGCGTTCAGATCTCAGCCGCCCACACAGACGAAGACATCGACCGCTGCGTCGACGCTTTCATCCAGACGGGCAGAAAACACGGAGTCGTCTCCTGA
- the foxred2 gene encoding FAD-dependent oxidoreductase domain-containing protein 2, whose translation MDSNLPCFILFILIGCVTCSSDDHHHHNATRRYDYCVLGAGPAGLQMGYFLSKANRDYIILERNSGPGSFFNKYPRHRKLISINKIYTGRQNREFNLRHDWNSLLSDKPDLLFKRVSNELYPPADAFPLYLSMFVKELGLRVRYGVDIGRIRAVQSATGRSYILTDQYVTDYTCSVLLAATGLWVPQKVEFLGSDLVEGYESISTNPEDYKDQAVLILGKGNSAFETAQSILGRASRVHMLSSSPVRLAWQTHYVGDLRAVNNELIDTYQLKSLDGLVEASLDKIVIVQRKEQGRRRSGTKNKEKKRQLYLTLKKYIQDKNSSEVTGDELPGYHFDNFSMRKPYDRVIRCLGFRFNFSVFDSSACPPNSDNAKGRLPGVTAWYEGTNTPGLFVLGTAAHSRDYRLSAGGFIHGFRYTARAVHRVLEQRYHSNPWPSTKLLTTQLQSWILKRVGEASGPYQMFEVLGDVILLRGSHCEYVEEFTLQALPQFTSLSGHEVTHHGLIVLIMQYGKKKIDYLGRGRAETDWTKAWQSNFLHPVLYYYDTLPTEEEMKLRPQGWPLPRPKAIHHMVEDFLTEWESPISHIQPLRRFLEHCVQTDLRAFYAESCFRSSLTHRKPPLFCQQGYLKHQGVAHDMQLWQRDHDAGLMPVEQDADTSGADPAFPKYLAQAGASVSSGLKLDF comes from the exons ATGGATTCGAACCTTCCTTGTTTTATCCTCTTCATCTTGATTGGCTGTGTCACATGCTCCTCTGATGATCATCACCACCACAATGCCACCCGCCGCTACGATTACTGTGTGCTCGGAGCCGGGCCTGCAGGACTGCAGATGGGATACTTCCTCTCCAAGGCCAACAGAGACTACATCATCTTGGAGAGGAACTCAGGACCGGGCAGCTTCTTTAACAA GTATCCCAGGCACAGGAAGCTCATTAGCATCAACAAGATCTACACAGGAAGGCAGAACCGAGAGTTCAACCTGCGCCACGACTGGAACTCGCTGCTGAGCGATAAACCTGACCTCCTGTTTAAGAGGGTGAGCAATGAGCTTTACCCTCCAGCCGATGCCTTCCCGCTCTACCTTTCCATGTTTGTGAAGGAGCTCGGGCTGAGGGTCAGGTACGGCGTGGACATCGGCAGGATCAGGGCAGTGCAGTCAGCCACCGGCAGGAGCTACATCCTGACTGATCAATATGTGACAGACTACACATGCAG CGTCCTACTGGCAGCCACAGGTTTGTGGGTCCCTCAGAAGGTAGAATTTCTCGGGTCTGACCTGGTTGAAGGCTACGAGTCCATCTCCACTAATCCAGAGGACTACAAGGACCAGGCCGTACTTATCTTGGGCAAGGGGAACTCGGCTTTCGAAACAGCGCAGAGCATCTTGGGAAGAGCAAGTCGGGTGCACATGCTCAGTTCCAGCCCTGTTCGACTGGCTTGGCAAACTCATTATGTTGGAGACCTCAG agctGTGAATAATGAGCTCATAGACACATATCAGCTGAAGTCCCTCGATGGGTTAGTGGAGGCAAGCCTGGACAAAATAGTCATCGTTCAACGAAAGGAGCAAGGCAGGAGGAGATCGGGCACCAAGAACAAAGAGAAGAAGCGACAGTTGTACTTGACTTTAAAGAAGTACATACAAGACAAGAACAGCTCTGAGGTGACAGGAGACGAACTGCCGGGGTATCACTTTGACAACTTCTCTATGCGAAAGCCCTACGACCGTGTGATTCGATGCCTCGGGTTCAGATTCAACTTCAGCGTATTTGACAG CTCTGCCTGCCCTCCAAACAGTGACAATGCAAAAGGGAGGTTGCCGGGGGTGACAGCCTGGTATGAAGGGACCAACACCCCTGGTTTGTTTGTGCTGGGAACTGCTGCTCACTCCAGAGACTACCGCTTGTCTGCTGGAGGCTTCATCCATGGATTCCGTTACACAG CGCGAGCTGTACATCGTGTGCTTGAACAGCGTTACCACAGCAACCCCTGGCCATCCACAAAACTGTTGACAACGCAGCTCCAGTCCTGGATCCTGAAGCGGGTCGGCGAGGCCTCTGGGCCATACCAAATGTTTGAGGTGCTGGGGGACGTTATACTTCTTCGAGG CTCTCACTGTGAATACGTGGAAGAGTTTACTCTCCAGGCGTTGCCTCAGTTCACCTCTCTGTCGGGTCATGAGGTCACCCACCACGGACTGATAGTTCTCATCATGCAGTACGGGAAGAAGAAGATAGACTATCTGGGGCGGGGCAGGGCAGAGACAGACTGGACCAAAGCTTGGCAATCCAACTTTTTGCATCCTGTTTTATACTACTATGACACACTTCCTACTG aggAAGAAATGAAGCTCCGTCCCCAAGGCTGGCCTTTACCGAGGCCCAAAGCAATCCATCACATGGTGGAGGACTTCCTCACAGAGTGGGAGAGTCCCATATCTCATATCCAGCCACTGCGGCGCTTCCTCGAGCACTGTGTCCAAACTGACCTCAGGGCCTTCTATGCGG AATCATGTTTTCGCTCATCCCTCACCCACCGAAAGCCGCCGCTGTTTTGTCAGCAAGGTTACTTGAAGCATCAGGGTGTCGCTCACGACATGCAGCTGTGGCAGCGCGATCATGATGCTGGACTGATGCCTGTCGAGCAGGATGCGGACACATCAGGGGCCGACCCCGCATTCCCCAAATACCTGGCACAAGCTGGAGCCTCCGTGTCTTCAGGACTGAAACTTGACTTCTGA
- the hmox1a gene encoding heme oxygenase 1a, with the protein MENMKSARKEDTGDVGSDLSEQIKAATKTNHIRAENTQLMLSYQKGQITLPQYKVLLCSLYEIYKVLEEELDRNCSHPAVAPIYFPQELARLESLERDLEHFFGSEWRKRVIVPAATHRYQQRLRQIGRESPELLVAHAYTRYLGDLSGGQVLGKITQKSLGLSSKEGLSFFSFPGVSSPHRFKQLYRGRMNSIELTEQERAAVLEEAVAAFELNIQVFDDLQKMLSVTTAAADQSESSAVKATMFPSSPVMRITVGVCVALTTIGMGLYAM; encoded by the exons ATGGAGAACATGAAGAGCGCCAGGAAAGAAGACACAGGGGACGTCGGCAG TGATTTATCGGAGCAGATCAAAGCAGCCACTAAGACCAACCACATCAGAGCTGAGAACACACAGCTGATGTTGAGCTACCAGAAGGGTCAGATCACGCTGCCGCAGTACAAG GTGCTGCTGTGTTCCCTCTACGAGATCTACAAGgtgctggaggaggagctggacaggAACTGCTCCCATCCAGCCGTGGCGCCGATCTACTTCCCTCAGGAGCTCGCCCGTCTGGAGTCACTCGAAAGAGATCTGGAGCATTTTTTCGGCTCGGAGTGGAGGAAGAGGGTGATTGTTCCTGCAGCCACACACAGATACCAACAGAGACTACGACAG attggCAGAGAGAGCCCAGAGCTGCTGGTGGCTCACGCCTACACTCGATACCTCGGCGACCTATCAGGAGGTCAGGTGCTGGGGAAGATCACCCAGAAGTCTCTGGGGCTGAGCAGCAAAGAGGGgctttctttcttctccttcccCGGCGTGAGCAGCCCACACCGCTTCAAGCAGCTGTACAGGGGCCGCATGAACAGCATCGAGCTGACGGAGCAGGAGAGGGCGGCGGTGCTGGAGGAGGCCGTCGCCGCCTTCGAGCTCAACATCCAG GTTTTTGATGACTTGCAGAAAATGCTGAGtgtcacaacagcagcagcggaccaatcagagagcagcgCCGTCAAGGCCACCATGTTCCCATCTTCACCCGTCATGAGGATCACCgtgggagtgtgtgtggctctgaCCACTATTGGGATGGGACTCTACGCCATGTAG